In Chloroflexota bacterium, a single window of DNA contains:
- a CDS encoding methylenetetrahydrofolate reductase translates to MKTKSNLERILEAGHFAVTAEIGSPQNAEPDAIRAKARLIKGYVDAFNIPDGQAAVVAMGSWAACLIGMEQGLDPIVHMTCRDRNRIALQMDILGIAAFGVNNMLCLSGDPISYGNHPQAKPVLDLDSIQLIRMVKGLRDEKRFENGELLVGREPRLYIGAVANPFAESSEREVTRLKDKIAAGADFIQTQPVYNIEKFKKWMGLFRQEGLHKKARILAGITPITSAAAARYMQTKVPGMDIPDGIVGRLRKARSKEEAAEEGMRIAVEIAGQLKQVEGVAGIHLMTLGREEIVPKICSAAGLYPRA, encoded by the coding sequence ATGAAGACGAAAAGTAACCTGGAAAGGATACTCGAGGCAGGGCATTTTGCTGTTACTGCCGAAATTGGGTCCCCTCAGAATGCAGAGCCCGATGCGATAAGGGCAAAGGCCAGACTTATCAAGGGTTATGTTGATGCCTTTAACATCCCTGACGGGCAGGCAGCCGTAGTGGCGATGGGGAGCTGGGCGGCTTGCCTCATAGGGATGGAGCAGGGCCTTGATCCTATTGTGCACATGACCTGCCGCGACAGGAATCGCATTGCCCTCCAAATGGATATCCTGGGTATTGCTGCCTTTGGTGTGAACAATATGCTCTGCCTCTCTGGAGATCCCATTTCTTACGGGAACCATCCGCAGGCAAAACCTGTGCTGGACCTCGACTCTATACAACTGATCAGGATGGTCAAAGGGCTTCGGGATGAGAAGAGATTTGAGAATGGGGAGCTTCTGGTGGGAAGGGAGCCCAGACTTTATATTGGGGCGGTAGCCAATCCCTTTGCCGAATCTTCAGAACGGGAGGTGACTCGCCTCAAAGACAAGATTGCAGCCGGGGCAGATTTCATACAGACTCAGCCTGTGTACAACATTGAGAAATTCAAGAAATGGATGGGACTGTTTCGACAAGAAGGACTGCATAAAAAGGCCAGAATCCTGGCTGGCATCACTCCTATTACATCGGCAGCAGCAGCTAGGTACATGCAGACAAAAGTCCCTGGTATGGATATTCCCGATGGAATCGTGGGACGTCTTCGGAAGGCTCGCAGCAAAGAGGAGGCGGCTGAGGAAGGGATGAGGATTGCTGTCGAGATAGCCGGTCAGCTAAAGCAGGTAGAAGGGGTGGCGGGTATTCACCTCATGACTCTTGGGCGAGAGGAGATAGTTCCCAAGATCTGCAGCGCGGCGGGCCTCTATCCGCGCGCCTGA
- a CDS encoding Ni/Fe hydrogenase subunit alpha: MKKVTIDPITRLEGEAKIDIFLNDEGDVADAFFQVTELRGFEKFCQGRPVEELPRIVPRICGVUPGAHHMASCKATDAVFHVEPPPAGKKLRELFYCAHYIHSHIAHFYALAAPDFVVGPTSDPAQRNILGVIEKVGLEIGGEVIKHRAYAQDIQTTIAGRATHPIGGLPGGMSKPITEEERKVFEEWAKSLVEFAKFSLKIFNDVVLSNKAYVDLILGDIYTMKSYYMGMVDANNKVNFYDGDIKVIDPDGKEFAKFKPAQYLDYIGEHAEPWSYLKFPFLKKNGWKGFVEGKDSGIYRVAPLARLNVADGMATPLAQEEYERMFQTLGGKPVHATLAMHWARLVELLYASERLLELCQDKEITSPTVRTIPTATPDEGVGVVEAPRGTLFHHYQTDKQGMVTKVNLLVATGNNHAAICMSVKKAAQGVIQKGKVVSEGLLNMVEMAFRAYDPCFACATHSLPGHMPLEIIIRDPEGNEIERISRRQAHIPKLSIER; the protein is encoded by the coding sequence ATGAAGAAGGTTACCATTGATCCAATAACCAGACTGGAGGGAGAAGCTAAGATAGACATCTTCCTCAATGACGAGGGAGATGTGGCTGATGCTTTCTTCCAGGTAACGGAGCTTCGGGGTTTTGAGAAGTTTTGCCAGGGGAGGCCGGTGGAGGAGTTGCCTCGCATCGTGCCTCGTATCTGTGGCGTCTGACCGGGGGCACATCATATGGCCTCGTGTAAGGCCACTGACGCAGTCTTCCATGTGGAGCCGCCGCCGGCAGGCAAGAAGCTAAGGGAGCTTTTCTACTGTGCTCACTATATTCACTCTCATATTGCCCATTTCTACGCTCTGGCCGCCCCGGACTTCGTTGTCGGCCCGACAAGCGATCCGGCACAGAGAAACATCCTCGGCGTGATAGAGAAGGTGGGTCTCGAGATTGGTGGTGAGGTAATAAAGCACCGGGCCTATGCTCAGGATATCCAGACAACGATTGCTGGCAGGGCAACCCATCCTATCGGTGGTTTGCCAGGGGGAATGAGCAAGCCCATCACTGAGGAAGAGCGCAAGGTCTTCGAGGAGTGGGCCAAGTCATTAGTTGAGTTCGCCAAGTTTTCCCTCAAGATTTTCAATGACGTAGTGTTGTCCAACAAGGCATACGTGGACTTGATTCTGGGCGATATCTACACCATGAAGAGCTACTACATGGGCATGGTGGATGCTAACAACAAGGTCAATTTCTATGATGGCGATATAAAGGTAATTGACCCGGATGGCAAAGAGTTCGCCAAGTTCAAGCCAGCGCAGTACCTGGATTATATTGGCGAACACGCCGAGCCGTGGTCCTACCTCAAATTCCCCTTCCTGAAGAAGAATGGCTGGAAGGGATTTGTGGAGGGCAAGGACAGCGGCATCTACCGTGTGGCTCCTCTGGCGCGCCTGAATGTGGCCGATGGTATGGCGACACCTCTGGCTCAGGAAGAATACGAGAGGATGTTCCAGACGCTGGGCGGCAAGCCGGTTCACGCTACCCTCGCCATGCACTGGGCCAGGCTGGTGGAACTGCTGTATGCCTCTGAGAGGCTGCTCGAGCTTTGCCAGGACAAGGAGATCACCAGCCCGACCGTGAGGACCATTCCCACTGCCACTCCCGATGAGGGGGTGGGGGTAGTGGAAGCCCCGCGAGGCACCCTCTTCCACCATTACCAGACTGATAAGCAGGGCATGGTAACCAAGGTCAATCTGCTGGTGGCCACAGGGAACAACCACGCCGCTATCTGCATGTCGGTAAAGAAAGCCGCGCAGGGAGTGATCCAGAAGGGCAAAGTGGTCAGCGAAGGGCTACTGAACATGGTGGAGATGGCCTTCCGCGCCTATGACCCCTGCTTTGCCTGTGCCACTCATTCACTGCCGGGGCATATGCCTCTGGAGATCATCATCAGGGATCCCGAAGGCAATGAGATAGAAAGGATAAGCCGTCGCCAGGCTCATATCCCAAAGCTGTCTATAGAACGCTGA